A stretch of the Argentina anserina chromosome 6, drPotAnse1.1, whole genome shotgun sequence genome encodes the following:
- the LOC126799806 gene encoding histidine-containing phosphotransfer protein 4, protein MERNLMRRQVGLMRQSLFTQGYLDEQFIQLEELQDDANPNFVEEIAALYYRDSSRSLQTIEQALEKKPHDFIKLDNYMHQFKGSSSSIGAKKVKAECQHFREYCKAGNGEGCMRTFQLLKKEHATLKKKLEAYFQMARQAGPTENASRPK, encoded by the exons ATGGAAAGAAACCTTATGCGCAGGCAGGTTGGTCTGATGAGGCAATCCCTCTTTACTCAG GGTTATCTGGATGAACAGTTTATTCAGTTGGAGGAGCTGCAAGATGATGCTAATCCAAATTTTGTGGAAGAAATAGCTGCATTGTACTACCGTGATTCATCTAGATCTCTCCAAACCATAGAGCAGGCTCT AGAGAAAAAACCCCATGATTTCATAAAGTTGGACAATTATATGCATCAGTTCAAAGGAAGTAGCTCAAG CATCGGAGCCAAAAAGGTGAAAGCCGAGTGCCAACATTTCAGAGAATATTGCAAGGCAGGAAATGGAGAAGG ATGCATGAGAACTTTCCAACTACTGAAGAAAGAACATGCAACTCTGAAAAAAAAGCTCGAGGCTTATTTTCAG ATGGCAAGGCAAGCTGGGCCAACCGAGAATGCAAGTCGTCCTAAGTAG